The sequence ggatatatatatatatatatatagcggtaCTGACATATGTATTTTATTTGTCAGACCCTTTTAAATCgactaaaaattattataaaaaaaaataaaggaatccAAATGCacgtaaatttttttaataaaaaataaatgataaaaataagattTGAATCCAAAATTTTGTaatgatttattaaaataattgataagggatcatttgatcagtcgatcgataaacgataaaaaaaataatctcttattgatcgTTATAAAAGATAAATGACAAAAATAATAGTAGCTCATTAGAGGTATCATTGTGCTGTGCACTCGTCCTCGCGGTGCTTGCTGGACCTCACAAGAGGTATCCTCTCTTCCAAGCTTTTTCCTACCTCTTGTAGTAGTCCTCTTCACGAGGGTGTGGACCTCGGATGTCGGGTGAATGCGACGGACGTCCAAAGTGGACTCCTCTCGCCGGAGCTGCCGTTGGCGTACGGCTTCCTCCCCCGCCGTCTCGCCTCTTCGTCCAGCGCTATTCGCTGTTCCAAAGGCCATGCACAGTAGTGTGTCACTCCCGTTTCTTAGATGGATGATTAGAAATGTTTCGATTGAATTAGAAAATCCTGAAAAGAAACCCAAATACAAACGAATGAATTCTTCAATGAATACGATCAAAAAGGTTGACACCATTATCATAATAAGTGGAAGAGTCGGAAAATTGAAGGAACCAAATATGAGAATAGAATTGGAAtctaaaactctctctctctctctctctctctctctctaattttcTCTTGAAATTTCCAAAGCTAACTCATTTGGCTGAAGAAGAGGCCTTTCTTCGGTATGAATTTAGCTATTGCCTGTGTTAGTTCAACAAGAAGAGTAATTGTCTCGATGGCTTTGACATGTGTTCTTATCTATACGTACTTTACCATCGTTCTAAACGTGTTTCTCGGCTGCTTCCTTGAGACGAGAGGTGGCACATCACAAGTCATCTTATCCAATGGGAAAGCATCATTGGATAGGATGAATGCATCATGATCCCAATTCCAAGTCAACTTGTAGGTTTCTCACACCCGAGCTTGTCGATCGATCATGAATCAATCGTAATCCAATCCAACTCCTTTGCTCATCTCTAAACAAGGAAGAAAGGACTCGTCTTCTTCTATCTTTGATGCATTGAACCAAACATTTCTTTGGGCACGAAGGAGTAGTTCTTGTTGAACACCAACTCATGGAGTCAAAATTGGATTGCAGGGGTTGACATTTATGTTCTTCTTTTcataattatcattatcattgttgttgttgttactatcatatttttctaaaatatcatatttgttattACATTTTTTGTGCGAATACATATATGCTATTCTTAACAGGTCATTTAAGTTAATGATACTTTTGATCAAAGATCTTAATTTGAGTGGGTTGGATCAAGTATTTcacatagagaaaaaaaaaacacaaaacaaaacatATTGTAATGAAGCATAACTGAATTGGGTTATGGAAGTGACTCATGTTGCATGTACTGATAACCTACTAATAAGCTTAAGTCTTATATTATATTGATATCTAATTTGATATATAATTGTCACGATCGAAGCTAAATAGATTCACTAATCCATAAATTTCATTTTAATATAAGAATTTGATATCGGTGCATATGAGACGTAACCTAATAGTAACTCTAACAAGTGATTCCATCCGTACATAATCTTTTTTTACTCAAAACTCTCTCATCCTATCATAATACTATATCGATTTTGCTACTAAATGTTACAACGTAGCCACGTAGACAAATTGATTTATCAACttcattttaattttaaattatttattaagatatttaAGCTGAAATTGATATTAGTATACTTAACGGAtcattataagtcaatcttagtcttatctACTTTCAAAACTAATCAAAGtgctataataataattatatttcaaAGATTATAGCAAAGTGAACTTATTTCTaaaacatcaaaaaaaaaaattaatggagCTTACATAATagacttttgacatttgattaGTATAGTTCTAAATCCACTTgcatttctttcttatttattttcTGTGAAATGTATTTTAGTAAATTGAACCAAAACTCTGCAACAaacaatttaaataaaaattgtgCACAAGAATAGAGTATTTTTGCTTTCTCATTTTAATGAATAATATATTGAGAAAAAGGGAAACATGCGAAAGAGAAATTGAAGCTGTAACACTAAATCAAGGTATTATTTTGATTTAGTAGTCATGTGTCGATTGTGGATCATATAACAACTGACTTAGTTAAATAAAACTACGATCATGTTCATCAAATTCATCTTGTGATGTTTTTAATTAGTTGAGTGTCGCGTTAATATAATGTGATATCgacttaatataaaaaatatatctcgAAGAAAAATGATATCGTTTGATAAGCTCCATAATTAACTTTTATTAGTGAAAATTCTTTTAGACATGAGAAATTGAACATTCTATAAAGCATTAGGAAAGACTCATCCTTATATATTCATTGGTACTAAATATGATTTTATAAGaattaaaatcttaaaaatactAAACTCAAGCTATAGTGtatttatttgtatataaaaTTAATACTTTTATCAAGTATAACAAGATTATCATAAAAAACTTATATTTATGACTAGTTTTGTGATATAAACTAAAATAATTAATTGTAAATCTAATTACATCCCTCCGGTTTATCATTTGATttgtttgcaaaaaaaaaaaaaatcaaacaccataatttttatttatttttcaagacctcaaacaaaaaatatatatttttcactaaatcaaacaaaatcatatgtttctgTTTGATTTAATATAGCATCAATACCACCATAATGGATTCCCTATTGTACTTTGTATGTGCACCAATCATCACCTTGGTTTAGTTTGGTAAACaattatatacaaatatattcatCTCTAAAGTAAATGATTTTAATATTTATCCTTTTAAATTTAACACATATTTTCCTTAAAACCTAAGTACTTTACATATATGCCCTCGCGGTTAATCTTCATTGTAGAATAGAAAATtctaaattttattaaattttatttaaccTTTAGAAACCTCTATTATGATTAGAAGTAATTTATGACCAATAGTTTGCATGAGTTAGCTATTGATATGATGTTTGGATGGACATACACTATAATAGAATTTGTAGAGGTACATATGTCATTTGGAACATGTGgaaggatagatatgtaaaagTACCTCAGACATTCTTAGATAAGTTTGATCCCATAATCTCCCCTCAAATCATGCGCCAATCACCCCACAAGATAATCAACCAATCATTTTATGCCACGCAAGCGAATATAGACCCTGTAGCAGGCAGTGGCTCCCTCGTAATAACAGAAAAAGCACGTCCCCTTTATTCGAACCTGACCAGTTTCGTCGACGCTTCGAggcggcctataaataccaccgcCCATCTGAGCTTTTTTCTCTTGAGAATTTTACCTCTCCGCCCGAAGGGGCTCTTCCAAACCCTAATGGCCCAAGAAATCATGGACCAAACCCTAGAGGCCATCGAGAGTTGCCGATCGCCGCCGGATTCCTCCaccccatccccatccccatccctCTCCCGTGCCCTCTCGTCCAGCCGCCTCAACGCACGGGCTGCCGAGTTTGTCCCCCGCGGCGCGCAGCCCCCTGCCCCTGCCACTGCCCCTGCCCCTGCCCCGGCGCCGATCCACCACGGCCACGCTCCCGCGGCGCATCCGGTGATGCACGTCTTCCACCAGCCGCAGCCAATATCGGCGTACTTCGGTCCAGGGCCTGGTTCGTTTGAGTACTACGGTGGTGGGGCTGCTGGCGGGTTTGGAGAGCACGAGGGAGGAGGGCAATCGAGTGTTGATCCGGATCCAAGCTATGCGGCTAGGGATGGTCTCTCGGATGAAGTTGTCCAGAAGATCATTAAGCAGGTCTGTGCTTTTTTCACTCAAATTGCGACATTAATTTCCTAGTGAGGTACTCGataaaattcaaatgatttttgggTGGTGGAATGTGAGTTCCTTTGTCGGAACTGTAGAAGATGAACTGATCCGTCAGCTGAAGCTTCGTTAATAGTGCATTATCTTTAAATTATATTGTGGAATGTGGCCCATGATATGACTGAAAAACGAAACAAAGACTGAGTGGGGTATGTTATTATATCTGCAGGTGAACCTTGCGATTGATGTTCTCCGGAACATAGAAATATGAAAATTGATTATTGTCTTATAGATACATGTTGTTGGCTGAGGACGAGAAGGGATATTGATGTAGGAATTAAGGTGATGAATCGCTAGAAGGCTCACCTCTTTTAAACATGGTTATAAAATTTGCTTGATACTGGTTTTGATAATCTATCATATCAGCGTGGTAGCAGTGTACCATGCGGTTTACTATGCTGTTCAATATTAgtctaataaaataataatgattGACAACTTAGATTACACAATGATTCTGTCTTTTCTTTTTTGAACTCCCAGTGTGACATATCATGTTTAGTTCTATATCAGATGTGGAAGGTCAATCGAGTTCGTTTATATGGCCATAGCAAGCCTAGTGGTTCAGACATATCAAGCTATATGGGCTAGTTATCTTATTGTGTCAAGTCATAACAAATGATGTCAGAACAAATTTATTATTGGGCATGGTGACGAGTCTTAAGGGAGAGTTATATGTGGATGAGGCTGGAGCACATTACAGTGTGGAGCCACTTCTGTATGGCTTCACATGCAGTGTACTGGTGTTTGAATCTGGATTATGATTTTGGTCTTGATGAGGGTGTCAAACCTTAAGTGGAAGAGATTATGATATTCCATGTTTAATTGCATCTATTTATTTGGTTTATAAAGTTAGAGTAGGTCTACTACCATTAACTTGTGCTAAGTATTTTGGGATAGTGGTTTGGTTCTATCAATGGGTTAGTTATACTATAGGATCAGACTAGGACATTCATCTCACATTGTTCATTTGGATAGATAGTGTGCTTGCACAAACACATTAATTCTGCACCTTATAACTCTTTTCATGCTGGATTTTGTCATGTGACAATGATTGACATTTAAAAGTGAATCTGCTTTGCTTGTCTCCGATGTTCTTAACGCAACAAGATTAATAATCACACTTGGTTGGACCTTGTTTTGTACAAAATGAAAGTTAAATGACATTGCTTTAAGATAATTTATGTTGTCTTTTAAGGTAGTTGATATTTCATTGGACAATCCCCttcttcctgcttatgaatttctGATTTTCGAATGATGGTATGTATGCAAAGAATCTCAGTATTGTTAAgtgattataattttaaaatgtaaattATAATCTAAAGACACTATTGTCTTAAATCTTTAACTCTCAAGTATATTGTTGTACAGATAAAGGTTCTGGAGATAGAATTTACTATTTGAGTTTATCATGCTGTATTTATAGAGATTGTTCTCCATGACTGTCGGATGGCTGGCTAATTACTTGACAGACATGGTCCTGGAATTTTCTAAAAGCCATCTGAGCCTTGGCATCCTTTCCAATGAATGAGTCCAAACAGCACCTCATTTGGTCATGGTTAATCCAGAAGGGCTTATTACAGCAGTGTCTCATGTATTTTGCATACTGATGTGGGATATACTGCCCTTTATACCATCTGTATATCACATCATAAACTGGGAACACATTCTAGTAAGTTGACTGCAAAGATTTTAAGTGAAAATAAGTCGATCAATTGCCATTAAGGGCTGTGATTTTGGATGTGCCTTTATTTgtgtaaaaaataatttaataaaaagaaTTATCAGATGCTAAATAAGATTGTTATGTGTGGTAGATAGGTAGTGGTTTTTAACTCTTATAACAAAAATCTTGACCTGTTGGATCTCCATGTCCTTCCTCAGATAGGAAATCCATTACACTCTctgatttattataataaaaggaGAATGTTGTCATATGAAAGAGTTGAAATAAGTAAAACAGTTATTTTTAAGAGAGCAACGATGATGAAGCAATGATATTTTGTAGAAAGGTTGGGAAGAAAAACATTGGATAAATGGGAAGGGTGAGCATAGGAGAGTGGAATGTGTTAACTCAGATGTTATTTAACCATAAATTCCAGAGACTGCTGTTGGGAAGGACGAATACATTGAATAGATAGAGTCCGATTCAGGGTCCAACTTGTATATATTGCTTTTTTCCAGGTTCGTGCTGTGTACACTGTATTTGTCTGTAATGCATCAAAATTACGATATGTTGTacaattttgtttttattttattttattttattcttttgggTTGGTGAGGGGCATTGAGGATTTATAATTTCTAATATTGTATTATGATACCATCGCCTGATTACATTTGCTTATTAGAAGAGCATAGTCTTACAAAGTTGATTGACACTTTATGATTGTCCAAATTTCAGATAATCATGATATCCATGGAGTGTTTGAGTTGAACTAGATGACAATGGATTTTTGTCTGCTGTTGCAATAAATtttattgtttatttcttgctattTTCACAAAATTATGCCTTTCCAGTCAATTTCATACATTGTCTTACACTCTATTATCTGATCtaactcttctttttctttttattttcgaaACCTACAATTTTATTATGGACAGGTTGAGTATTATTTCAGTGATGCAAATCTTGCTACAACTGAACATTTGATGAGATTTATTACCAAAGATCCTGATGGGTTCGGTAAATATTCTCTTGTTGGCCATTCAAGCTTGTTATTTTTAGTTGACTTTTATTATGATCTAATGTTAAgactttcatatttttatttttttctcaataagGAACATGTCTTGTTTAAAGATGCTGGTCCTAACAATGCTAATCATGGAAGTAGAATGTGAGGATGAGTGACTAAGATGCAATATGGACTTGAGTTTCAATGAGTCATGCATATCCATGAGCAATATATGCTTTAAACAGCATTGTAGTTGGCTAAAATCCTGGGATTTTAAGGTTTCAACTTGGCTGGGTTGGTTGAAGGTCAACCATTATTGTAACTAATCCAGTGCAATGTGGGTTGCTGAGACTTGCTTGATGTGAGACCAACCCGAGTCGCAGTTCTAATGTTGATTAATTAAATAGCTGCTGTAAGAGAATGTTCGGAGTTTTTTCTTTGTTGGACAGAGTTTTCGGTTTGGGTGAATCGTATAATATCTGCCTGCACAGAGATCTATTGGCTTGAAGGTGTATTCTGTACTTGCAGAATATTAAGTTCAACTGGCGGTCTCCTAGACATCTAAGGAGGGGTTTGCAAATGTAGcacattaaaactttaaattataGTTGCAAAATATTAAGTTCAAGTCAAATCCTGGACAATTGTCGGTTGCAAAATGAGCAACCTTACCGGTGTACCAgggctcaccctctttcaacataaATGGATCCTTTTAATAGttactataatattttaaaattaagagAGTAATTGATGGCTGTTCAATTTCTCATCTACTTCCTCTAGGTGTTAAATATTTCTTACTATAGTATTCTAGAGTCTTTATTAAATTGTGCTTGCAAGTTGCAACTTAATGGGTCCTATTAAGAAGTTGCTATAATGTCTCATATGGCATTGTTAAATAGCATTGACCGAACTAACATTTTTATTGCTGAAAAATGATGGATAATTATGTGTTGGTGAATGATGAATGCTTAGTCACCTAGAAAGGCATAATTTGTGTGTCAACATTATAATTATTGGTTAGATTACTGTATTTTGGAATCAATTGCTCATTTATTAAATTGGACAAAAAATATTGTTTTTTTTAAATAGTAAAGCTGCAGTTCTGCAAGTAGCACTTTTTTTTTGAGGATCTCTTTTTATTATCAGATGATCAGAAATTGAACGATCCAGAAGTTAGAAAAATTGTCCAAATAGTGATTGTCTGATTATTTAATTTAATCCTTTTCTTCTGTGCAGTACCAATATCGGTTGTTGCAGCTTTTAAGAAGATTAAGGCCTTAGTCCACAACAACTTCCAGCTTGCTGTGGCGCTTCGTACATCAACAAAACTTGTGAGTACTTCTAACATGCTTGTTTAACGCACACCATTTATAATGATTTCGTGTCGAACCTGTCTATGCTTCTATAGCTCTTTGAAGTCATATATATACTTGGACTAGGGTATAGTTGTACTGCATGATTCAGCCTTATATATCTGCCCTGATTATAGATGTCATATATACGGTATTATTTGTCCCAATTATAATTCTCAAACCACCACTAACACCGTGATTGTCACCACCGCCATAGATGCCAACCATTGGTCAATAACATTATCGATGCCATCACTATCATCACCACTGGTGGTCATGGTTGGCCATGGTCACCAAGGCTCTAAATGATTGGTCCCAATTATAATTCTCAAACCACCACTAACACCATGATTGTCACCACCATCATAGATGCCAACCATAAGTCAATAACATTATCGATGCCATCACTATCATCACCACTAGTGGTCATGGTTGGCCATGGTCACCAAGGTTCTAAATGATTGGTCAAACTGGAACGTATAAGCTGATGTTTATGGCTTCCGCTGAGTATTGGCAGTGCAACATATAACTTGATTCAGGTAtaatgtttttttattttaaattttttttattttattattttattcaatgatattgAGTATACATCGGTATCATAGTCACTGTCACCACCACCACTGCCATTATCGCTACCACCACAATCACCTATTATTGTCGCTGGCATTACTGCAAGTGGCATttgttaatgagtaggttttctgAAGATTTATTCCACTAGAAAAGAACTCTAAAGCTTAGATATCTAATGTGACCAAATGTATTCACAAATATGAAGAACTattgattttttctttcaaaattccTCTCCCAGAAAGGAGACTTAATACCAAACATGCCCTGAGTATGCCTGATTTGAGTCAAAATTACAGGTTGTGAGTGATGATGGGAAGAAAGTTAGGCGCCAACAGCCTTTTACCGAATCAGACTTGGAAGAGTTGCAGGTGAGATTCAGTCAGTTCTGTATTGAGGTATTTTGTGATTTTGTGTGGTTTAATTGTGATCACAATCAATCTTGTTTCTCTTTTAGTCCCGCATTGTCGTGGCCGAAAATCTGCCTGAGGATCATTGTTACCAGAATCTTATGAAGATTTTCTCAGTTGTTGGCAGGTAGAGTATCTGATAGTTTGTAAATGCTATACGGAGTTTCCTACTAAATAACTTGAATAATGTTCTGTAGTGTAAAGACAATTCGCACATGCTATCCTCAGCCCTCCAATGGAACAGGTGCTGCAACTAATAGACCAACAAAACTAGAAATGCTTTTCGGTAACAGAGTATGTATCCGTTTCTGTTGTTCTCATTGTGTAATTGATAAACACATTTTTAATGTGACTCGGCTTGCTTATTTGGTATTGGTACTTGCACATGGTTTATCTTTAGCTCTCTAtgctttacattatttttaatttcaaaaaattttcCCTGGATTTCTCTGCCAACGTTTTTATAGTAAGTAAAATCATTCTGTAACTAGAATCTTACCAATATAATGTCTCTGAAAAATGAGAAacgtatctttttcatgatcctgCTGTTAAAAGGCAAATGATGCTCATATTTATTGAACCATGGTGCTTGATGAAACAAATTGTGTTGTTGGACTGTGAGTAGcttgttaaattttcttgttCATCACATGGACATGTGGGAATTAAGGTATAAAATCTTTATTCGATGATATTTTGAGATGTGGTTTAATTATTTCTTTGTAGTTGCATGCATTTGTGGAGTATGAGACTGTTGAAGATGCTGAAAAAGCAGtaagtttgatgaaatcaatttagcACATTTTTTAAACTGCAATCCTCTGAGTATGTTGTTCTTTTGGCATGCAGGTTGCAGAACTCAATGATGAAAAGAACTGGAGGAGTGGTCTTAGAGTTCGATTGTTTCCTAAATTTTTGGTAAATTTAATAATCTTTTCTTTCACACTTTCCTCACACTGGCTTTCCTACTCAGACATAAAACTTTACCCTTGTAAAGTAACTTGGTCTTCATCATTTTCCAAATTACCTTAGCCAGCGGGTTGGTTTTGTGTATGCAATGCTTTATACCTCTTGGATGTCTCGTTTGTGTGCATGCACTTGCAAGAGTTTTAGAAACTATTGGTGGTGTGAGCGATAAGTGAGAGGAATATGAGAGGTAACAGGTAGAACTTTTAAACTGCATTTTTGTTTTTAGGTAAACATTTTGCAGACTCATTGAAGAGAACTTTGTTACAGTGACATATACACAATCTTAATGTAACTGTTTAATACAGCATGAGATTGGAAATTAGTAATTCTGCTGATTTAGTCTGTATATGGCCATGAAGAGGATTTTCTGTAATGTACTAGACTTATAGAGGAAAATTTCTTACTTTTTGTAGGTTCTTGCTAACTTTGCAAATTTAGGTTGGATTTGAAgattcaataaaaaaattgttttatttatttatatctatTTTAAAGCTTTTAACTTCAGTCACCGGTGGTCACGTTTTGAAATTTATTCACACTTAGCTTAGCTTAGCTTGGTCAAATCTTACATGAGATTTGGGTTTCTAGAAATAATGTCTCTTTGACCAAACACTTCTGATTCTTTATTTGTTAGATCTTATCTAGTTACTTTGCAAAGAGGAATACTGACCTGGAATTACAGTCTTCACCTGTATTATTTGAAATTTCTGTTAATGT comes from Musa acuminata AAA Group cultivar baxijiao chromosome BXJ3-3, Cavendish_Baxijiao_AAA, whole genome shotgun sequence and encodes:
- the LOC135633905 gene encoding la-related protein 6B-like isoform X1, whose translation is MAQEIMDQTLEAIESCRSPPDSSTPSPSPSLSRALSSSRLNARAAEFVPRGAQPPAPATAPAPAPAPIHHGHAPAAHPVMHVFHQPQPISAYFGPGPGSFEYYGGGAAGGFGEHEGGGQSSVDPDPSYAARDGLSDEVVQKIIKQVEYYFSDANLATTEHLMRFITKDPDGFVPISVVAAFKKIKALVHNNFQLAVALRTSTKLVVSDDGKKVRRQQPFTESDLEELQSRIVVAENLPEDHCYQNLMKIFSVVGSVKTIRTCYPQPSNGTGAATNRPTKLEMLFGNRLHAFVEYETVEDAEKAVAELNDEKNWRSGLRVRLFPKFLTKHGQGRGRKGSETDFTGEEDVSTSNQSNEKQVEDVYHLSEVSHEHEMCSLEQSGESFSDKDGALRRGRGRGRGGRGRGRGQHHSNNRGGGLAFGTPPSTHLNHPERDQSVLATKQPPGPRMPDGTRGFTMGRGKPVAPAGAI
- the LOC135633905 gene encoding la-related protein 6B-like isoform X2, which produces MAQEIMDQTLEAIESCRSPPDSSTPSPSPSLSRALSSSRLNARAAEFVPRGAQPPAPATAPAPAPAPIHHGHAPAAHPVMHVFHQPQPISAYFGPGPGSFEYYGGGAAGGFGEHEGGGQSSVDPDPSYAARDGLSDEVVQKIIKQVEYYFSDANLATTEHLMRFITKDPDGFVPISVVAAFKKIKALVHNNFQLAVALRTSTKLVVSDDGKKVRRQQPFTESDLEELQSRIVVAENLPEDHCYQNLMKIFSVVGSVKTIRTCYPQPSNGTGAATNRPTKLEMLFGNRLHAFVEYETVEDAEKAVAELNDEKNWRSGLRVRLFPKFLTKHGQGRGRKGSETDFTGEEDVSTSNQSNEKQVEDVYHLSEVSHEHESGESFSDKDGALRRGRGRGRGGRGRGRGQHHSNNRGGGLAFGTPPSTHLNHPERDQSVLATKQPPGPRMPDGTRGFTMGRGKPVAPAGAI